A region of Pseudocalidococcus azoricus BACA0444 DNA encodes the following proteins:
- a CDS encoding TM2 domain-containing protein, whose product MNSTDVSGKKIAAGICGILLGALGIHKFILGYTTEGLVMLLVTVLTCGFGGVVMGIIGLIEGIIYLAKPDQEFYNTYVLSKKGWF is encoded by the coding sequence ATGAATAGCACTGATGTCTCTGGGAAAAAAATTGCGGCGGGAATTTGTGGCATCCTCTTAGGTGCGTTGGGGATCCATAAATTTATTCTCGGCTATACCACTGAAGGGTTGGTGATGTTATTGGTAACTGTGTTAACTTGCGGATTTGGTGGGGTTGTCATGGGCATTATTGGCCTAATTGAAGGAATCATATATCTAGCCAAGCCAGATCAGGAGTTTTATAACACCTATGTTCTCTCCAAAAAAGGCTGGTTCTAA
- the cphA gene encoding cyanophycin synthetase has product MKILKIQTLRGPNYWSIRRGKLIILRLDLEELAETTSNLIPGFVDGLVRILPSLYQHHCSPGHEGGFLMRLREGTLLGHVIEHVALELQELAGMPVGFGRTRMTGTEGIYQVVFEYQNEQAGRYAGRAAVRLCQSIIDTGTYPQRELEQDLADLRDFKAKASLGPSTDTLVKEAEARNIPWQELSSRSIIQFGYGVHSHRMQATLSDLTGILGVELAGDKEGAKKLLADVGIPVPKGVVIEYLDELEDAIQDIGGYPIVIKPLDGNHGRGISVDIETIERAEEAFEIASGVSKSVIVERYHPGRDFRVLVINGKVVAVSERVPAHVVGDGHSTIQELIDITNQDPQRGEGHDNVLTKIEMNHDSWELLDRQNYTLETVLPEGQVCYLRFTANLSTGGIAVDHTDEIHPQNVWICQRAARTIGLDIAGIDVVSPDISKPMPDVGGVIVEVNAAPGFRMHTCPSRGIARNVAEPVLNMLFPPGQPSRIPILAITGTNGKTTTTRLIAHICKQTGKNVGYTTTDGIYIGDYLVEKGDTTGPQSAQLILRDPTVEIAVLETARGGILRSGLGFDHCDVGVVLNVQADHLGIGDIDTVEQLADLKAVVVESAWPAGYAVLNADDPLVADMAEQVKAQVAFFSMDPGNRLVKEHIESGGLAAVYENGYLSILKGDWTLRIEQAVNVPMTMGARANFMIANALAACLAAYAQGISITDIRTALTTFKMSVEQTPGRMNLIDLGEFSALVDYAHNPAGYEAVGEFVQKWPGERIGVIGGPGDRRDEDLAQLGELSAKIFNRILIKEDDDTRGRPRGDAAHFIEMGVIRVPHHCTYEIIHDEVTAINQALGTASPGALVVVLPCEVGRTIRLIENYGENHKLASKPYFENGNGHKIEEVELGTEVNIG; this is encoded by the coding sequence ATGAAAATTCTCAAGATTCAAACGCTGCGTGGCCCCAACTATTGGAGTATCCGCCGGGGTAAGTTGATCATTTTGCGCTTGGATTTAGAGGAGTTGGCCGAAACTACATCCAATTTAATTCCTGGCTTTGTGGATGGCCTGGTGCGTATTTTACCGAGCCTATACCAACATCATTGCTCCCCAGGCCATGAGGGGGGGTTTTTAATGCGCTTGCGGGAGGGAACCTTACTCGGTCATGTCATTGAGCACGTTGCCTTAGAGTTACAGGAATTGGCCGGGATGCCTGTGGGGTTTGGTCGGACGCGGATGACGGGGACTGAAGGCATTTATCAAGTCGTTTTTGAATACCAGAATGAGCAAGCGGGACGATATGCCGGCCGGGCCGCCGTCAGACTTTGCCAAAGCATTATTGATACGGGGACATATCCGCAGCGGGAACTGGAGCAAGACTTAGCGGATTTACGGGATTTCAAAGCCAAAGCCTCCTTGGGGCCAAGTACCGATACCCTAGTTAAAGAAGCGGAAGCCCGGAATATCCCCTGGCAAGAACTGAGTAGCCGCTCTATCATCCAGTTTGGCTATGGGGTTCACAGTCACCGGATGCAGGCCACCCTCAGCGATTTGACTGGGATTCTAGGGGTTGAGTTAGCGGGCGATAAAGAAGGGGCGAAAAAACTCCTGGCCGATGTAGGTATCCCGGTTCCCAAGGGTGTCGTGATTGAATACCTTGATGAATTGGAAGATGCGATTCAGGATATTGGTGGCTATCCGATTGTGATTAAACCCCTGGATGGCAATCATGGGCGGGGCATTTCCGTGGATATTGAAACCATCGAACGGGCCGAGGAAGCCTTTGAAATTGCCAGTGGTGTTTCCAAATCGGTGATTGTCGAGCGGTATCACCCCGGCCGAGATTTCCGGGTGCTGGTGATCAATGGCAAAGTGGTGGCGGTTTCGGAGCGAGTGCCAGCCCATGTGGTCGGTGATGGTCACTCCACGATTCAAGAATTGATTGATATTACGAACCAGGATCCCCAGCGGGGCGAAGGCCATGATAACGTCCTGACTAAAATTGAGATGAATCATGACAGTTGGGAACTACTGGATCGGCAAAATTACACCTTGGAAACTGTTCTGCCCGAAGGACAAGTTTGTTATTTGCGCTTTACCGCCAACCTCAGCACCGGGGGGATTGCGGTTGATCATACGGATGAAATCCATCCCCAAAATGTTTGGATTTGTCAACGGGCGGCTCGTACCATTGGCCTAGATATTGCCGGGATTGATGTAGTTAGCCCCGATATTTCCAAGCCGATGCCGGACGTGGGGGGGGTGATTGTGGAAGTCAATGCGGCCCCAGGGTTTCGGATGCACACCTGCCCAAGTCGCGGCATTGCCCGGAATGTGGCCGAGCCGGTCTTGAATATGCTCTTTCCCCCCGGCCAGCCGTCGCGGATTCCGATTTTGGCGATTACCGGCACCAACGGCAAAACCACGACGACCCGCCTAATTGCCCACATCTGTAAACAAACCGGAAAAAATGTCGGCTACACCACCACCGATGGGATTTATATTGGCGATTACCTGGTGGAAAAAGGGGATACCACTGGCCCCCAAAGCGCGCAACTCATTCTCCGGGATCCAACGGTGGAAATTGCGGTTTTAGAAACGGCGCGGGGCGGGATTTTGCGCTCTGGCTTGGGCTTTGATCACTGTGATGTCGGGGTGGTTCTGAATGTCCAGGCCGATCACTTAGGGATTGGGGATATTGATACGGTTGAGCAATTGGCAGATTTGAAGGCGGTTGTGGTCGAGTCGGCCTGGCCTGCGGGCTATGCGGTTTTGAATGCCGATGATCCCCTGGTGGCCGATATGGCCGAACAGGTGAAAGCCCAGGTTGCCTTTTTTTCGATGGATCCGGGGAATCGCCTGGTTAAAGAGCACATTGAATCGGGGGGCCTGGCGGCGGTCTATGAAAATGGTTATCTTTCAATTTTGAAGGGGGATTGGACGCTCCGAATTGAGCAGGCTGTGAATGTGCCGATGACGATGGGAGCCCGGGCCAACTTCATGATTGCCAATGCCTTAGCAGCCTGTTTAGCGGCCTATGCCCAAGGCATCTCAATTACCGATATTCGCACTGCCCTGACCACCTTTAAGATGTCCGTGGAGCAAACCCCCGGCCGGATGAACTTGATTGATTTAGGTGAGTTTAGTGCCTTGGTTGACTATGCCCATAATCCCGCTGGGTATGAAGCCGTGGGAGAGTTTGTCCAAAAATGGCCAGGTGAACGGATTGGGGTGATTGGCGGGCCTGGGGATCGGCGCGATGAAGACTTAGCCCAACTTGGGGAGTTGTCTGCCAAAATCTTTAATCGGATTCTGATCAAAGAAGATGATGATACCCGTGGTCGGCCCCGCGGTGATGCGGCTCATTTTATTGAAATGGGTGTGATCCGAGTTCCTCACCACTGTACCTATGAAATTATCCACGACGAAGTGACCGCCATTAACCAGGCCTTGGGGACAGCTAGCCCAGGGGCCTTGGTCGTGGTTTTACCCTGTGAAGTGGGCCGAACAATTCGGTTGATTGAAAACTATGGTGAAAACCACAAGCTCGCCAGTAAACCCTATTTTGAAAATGGGAATGGCCACAAAATTGAAGAGGTGGAACTCGGTACAGAGGTGAATATTGGCTAG
- a CDS encoding ABC transporter permease — protein MSRLRALQAYILVRLLLAPLMLLTIVTIVFLLLRATPGDPVDAILGPRAPVAVKEALREQLGLAAPLWEQYFKYLGQLLHLNLGTSLTSQGEPVVSIIQAHFPATAELALYSLGLAFLLGIGVGTVAAVNRNSIWDVGGRLFGIVTYALPLFWLGMLLQLVFAVELRWLPLGTRYPVTLPPPQGWTGLYTIDSLLSGQWQELGISIYYLILPALSLGIVLSGIFERIVRVNLQQTLQADYVEAARARGIPEIKILFNHALKNAFIPVITVLGLTFASLLGGAVLTEVTFSWPGLGNRLYEAISLRDYATVQGIMVFFAVIVVVVSLMIDICNAWIDPRIRY, from the coding sequence ATGTCGCGATTGCGGGCTTTGCAAGCTTATATTTTGGTGCGATTGTTATTGGCTCCACTGATGCTGTTAACCATTGTCACCATTGTGTTTTTGCTCTTGCGGGCTACCCCTGGAGATCCGGTTGATGCCATTTTGGGGCCACGCGCGCCTGTAGCTGTCAAAGAAGCACTGCGGGAACAACTTGGCCTGGCGGCTCCCCTCTGGGAACAATATTTTAAGTATTTGGGGCAGTTACTCCATCTCAATTTAGGTACATCTCTAACTAGCCAAGGGGAACCTGTAGTCAGCATTATCCAGGCCCATTTTCCAGCTACAGCCGAACTAGCCCTTTACAGTTTGGGGTTAGCATTTTTGCTTGGGATTGGGGTTGGAACTGTGGCAGCGGTGAACCGGAACAGTATTTGGGATGTGGGGGGGCGGTTGTTTGGGATTGTCACCTATGCCTTGCCCTTATTTTGGCTGGGGATGCTTTTACAATTAGTCTTTGCCGTAGAACTGCGCTGGCTCCCCTTGGGAACTCGATATCCGGTCACATTACCACCACCTCAGGGTTGGACAGGACTTTATACGATTGATAGTTTACTCAGTGGGCAGTGGCAGGAGCTAGGAATTTCCATCTATTATCTGATTCTGCCGGCCTTGAGTTTAGGGATTGTTCTGAGTGGGATTTTTGAGCGGATTGTCCGAGTTAACTTGCAGCAAACTCTCCAGGCCGATTATGTCGAAGCGGCCAGAGCCAGGGGCATCCCAGAAATCAAGATTTTATTCAACCACGCGCTGAAAAATGCCTTCATTCCCGTGATTACGGTCTTGGGGTTAACCTTTGCCAGCTTGTTGGGTGGGGCAGTGTTAACAGAGGTAACATTCTCATGGCCAGGCCTGGGCAACCGTCTTTATGAGGCAATCTCCCTGCGCGACTATGCCACAGTCCAAGGCATCATGGTCTTTTTTGCGGTAATTGTGGTCGTAGTTAGCCTGATGATTGATATTTGCAACGCCTGGATTGATCCACGTATCCGCTATTAG
- a CDS encoding cyanophycinase, with amino-acid sequence MLQLESLFARNPVSPALKCAVMAIGGAEDKVRGRQILTAFVQRSGGSDAVIGVIPSASREPDAMGRLYHDIFMEIGAKDVEILLVADRSDAESAEILAKMARCSGLFMSGGDQLRLSALLDETPLLEQLRTQVWQGQSVLAGTSAGAAVMGHVMIASGGSNEPPNRSLVDMATGLGIIPDVIVDQHFHNRNRLARLISAISAHPDKLGIGIDEDTCALFEPDGTVRVMGKGAVTIVDPRDVNYTNFSQVEVTSPLSIYNLRVHILSHADCYNLNTHQVQHQSSSLPSL; translated from the coding sequence ATGCTACAACTTGAATCCCTATTTGCTCGGAACCCAGTTTCCCCTGCCTTAAAATGTGCTGTGATGGCCATCGGCGGGGCAGAAGATAAAGTTCGGGGGCGACAAATTTTAACTGCATTTGTCCAACGCTCCGGGGGAAGTGATGCTGTCATTGGGGTTATTCCCTCCGCCTCTCGAGAACCCGATGCCATGGGGCGGCTCTATCACGACATCTTTATGGAAATTGGGGCCAAGGATGTCGAAATTCTTTTGGTCGCGGATCGCAGTGATGCTGAATCGGCAGAAATCCTGGCCAAAATGGCCCGCTGTAGTGGCTTGTTCATGTCTGGGGGAGATCAACTCCGACTTTCAGCCCTGCTGGATGAAACCCCACTCCTGGAGCAATTACGGACTCAGGTTTGGCAAGGCCAATCGGTGTTAGCAGGAACAAGTGCGGGGGCGGCAGTGATGGGCCATGTCATGATTGCCAGTGGAGGGAGCAATGAACCCCCGAATCGCTCCTTGGTGGATATGGCCACGGGCCTGGGGATTATTCCCGATGTGATTGTGGATCAGCATTTTCACAACCGGAATCGTTTAGCCCGCCTGATCAGTGCCATTTCTGCCCACCCCGATAAGCTAGGGATTGGAATTGATGAAGATACCTGTGCCCTGTTTGAGCCGGATGGAACGGTGCGGGTGATGGGTAAAGGCGCCGTGACGATTGTGGATCCGCGGGATGTCAACTATACCAATTTCAGCCAAGTGGAAGTCACTTCGCCGTTAAGTATTTACAATTTGCGAGTGCATATCCTCAGCCATGCCGATTGCTACAACCTGAATACCCATCAAGTTCAACATCAAAGCTCCAGCTTGCCGTCTCTTTAG